One stretch of Danio rerio strain Tuebingen ecotype United States chromosome 6, GRCz12tu, whole genome shotgun sequence DNA includes these proteins:
- the gpr180 gene encoding integral membrane protein GPR180 codes for MACRVDDALMALQKEAKLLLFQGSQAFDNLSCLERLTSAHISISLSRVEQNQTMPHESRPQTWHVMYADRYTCQDMQISNTLADIPFQITMMNPDSAGNPLDHFSAEEAGLHSFFFLLMVSYFVASCIYAQPLWQTLSKGGPMNSVLKVLSAALLLQGSSVLLNYIHMARYARDGVGTPLTKSLAELCDTCAQVQMLYMLLSLCVGWSVGRSRRSPSKPLQWDSSPTSTALALTAAITQGALLVWQQLEDVEQHSFSHTRLSVCSWMLTLLRVLLALFLALLLYQNISAERSALKRDFYISFTKGCLLWFLCHPVLLLFSTLLNEHQKEKVLTVGVILCRSISVVVLYRLFLSRSLYWEVSSLSSVTLPLTMSRRSPY; via the exons ATGGCGTGTCGTGTGGATGATGCACTGATGGCCCTGCAGAAGGAGGCCAAACTGCTGCTGTTTCAGGGCTCGCAGGCATTCGACAACCTGAGCTGTTTGGAGAGACTCACTTCAGCTCACATCTCCA TCAGTCTGAGCCGAGTGGAGCAGAACCAGACGATGCCGCATGAGTCCAGGCCGCAGACGTGGCATGTGATGTACGCAGACCGATACACCTGTCAGGACATGCAGATCAGCAACACACTCGCAGATATTCCCTTCCAGATCACCATGATGAACCCTGACAGCGCAGGAAACCCACTGGATCACTTCAGTGCTGAGGAGGCGG gtctcCACAGCTTCTTCTTCCTGCTGATGGTGTCGTATTTCGTGGCGTCCTGTATCTATGCACAGCCGCTGTGGCAGACGCTGAGTAAAGGCGGCCCGATGAACAGCGTGCTGAAGGTTCTGTCTGCTGCGCTGCTGCTGCAGGGATCATCAGTGCTGCTCAACTACATACACATGGCccg ATACGCCAGAGACGGTGTGGGGACGCCACTGACCAAGAGCCTTGCTGAAC tgtgtgacaCGTGTGCGCAGGTGCAGATGCTCTACATGTTGTTGAGTCTGTGTGTGGGCTGGTCTGTGGGTCGCAGCAGACGGTCTCCCAGTAAACCTCTGCAGTGGGACTCGTCTCCCACATCCACTGCGCTCGCTCTCACCGCTGCCATCACTCag GGGGCGCTGCTGGTCTGGCAGCAGCTGGAGGACGTGGAGCAGCACAGTTTCTCACACACTCGGCTCAGTGTGTGCAGCTGGATGCTGACGCTGCTGCGGGTGCTGCTCGCTCTGTTTCTGGCCTTGCTGCTCTATCAGAACATCTCAGCGGAGCGGAGCGCGCTCAAACGAGACTTCTACATCAGCTTCACCAAG ggctGTTTGCTGTGGTTTCTGTGTCACCCGGTGCTGCTTCTGTTCTCTACACTCCTCAATGAGCATCAGAAGGAGAAG GTGCTGACCGTGGGTGTGATCTTGTGTCGCAGTATCTCAGTGGTGGTTCTGTATCGACTCTTTCTGTCCCGCAGTCTGTACTGGGAGGTTTCGTCGCTGTCGTCTGTAACGCTGCCGCTCACCATGAGCCGCCGGAGCCCGTACTGA